In Leopardus geoffroyi isolate Oge1 chromosome D1, O.geoffroyi_Oge1_pat1.0, whole genome shotgun sequence, a single window of DNA contains:
- the LOC123602669 gene encoding olfactory receptor 5T2-like, with amino-acid sequence MKNHTEVTIFVLKGFTDKLELQTILFLLFLAIYLFTMMGNLVLVSLVIGDSRLHNPMYYFLSVLSSVDACFSSVITPNMLVDFMSKNKSISFLGCATQMFLAVTFGTTECFLLAAMAYDRYVAIYNPLLYSVSMSPRVYVPLIVASYVGGILHASVHTVATFSLSFCASNEIRHVFCDIPPLLAISCSDTHTNQLLLSYLVGSIEIVTILTVLISYGFILLAIRKIHSAAGRRKVFSTCGSHLTGVSIYHGTILFMYVRPSSSYALDHDMIASTFYTIVIPMLNPIIYSLRNKDVKEAMKRVFQKNWFIN; translated from the coding sequence ATGAAGAATCACACGGAAGTCACCATATTTGTACTGAAGGGCTTCACAGATAAGCTTGAGCTGCAGACAATCTTATTCCTCCTGTTTCTAGCAATCTATCTTTTTACTATGATGGGGAATTTGGTTTTAGTTTCATTGGTCATTGGGGATTCCCGGCTCCACAATCCCATGTACTATTTTCTAAGTGTGTTATCATCTGTGGATGCTTGTTTTTCCTCAGTTATTACTCCAAATATGTTAGTAGATTTcatgtcaaaaaataaaagcatttcattCCTTGGATGTGCAACACAGATGTTTCTGGCTGTTACCTTTGGGACCACAGAATGCTTTCTCTTGGCTGCAATGGCATATGACCGCTATGTCGCCATCTACAACCCTCTCCTGTACTCAGTGAGCATGTCACCCAGAGTCTATGTGCCACTCATCGTTGCTTCCTACGTGGGTGGCATTTTGCATGCTTCCGTACACACCGTGGCCACATTCAGCCTGTCCTTCTGCGCATCCAATGAAATTAGACATGTCTTTTGTGACATCCCTCCTCTCCTCGCCATTTCTTGTTCTGACACTCACACAAACCAGCTCCTGCTCTCCTACCTCGTGGGCTCCATTGAGATCGTCACTATCCTGACAGTTCTGATCTCCTATGGTTTCATTCTGTTGGCCATTCGGAAGATTCATTCTGCTGCAGGGAGGCGGAAAGTCTTTTCTACGTGTGGCTCTCACCTAACTGGAGTGTCAATATATCATGGAACCATACTCTTCATGTACGTGAGACCAAGTTCCAGCTATGCCCTGGACCATGACATGATAGCATCAACATTTTACACGATTGTGATTCCCATGCTGAATCCTATCATCTACAGTTTAAggaacaaagatgtaaaagaggCAATGAAAAGAGTGTTTCAGAAAAATTGGTTTATCAATTAA
- the LOC123600521 gene encoding olfactory receptor 1094-like: MVDQSSVGLDKIKFKNVTEFSTFILTGFTDDFEVQIFLFLLFLAIYLFTLVGNLGLVILVIGDSRLHNPMYYFLSVLSFLDACYSSVVTPKMLVNFLAENKAISYVGCAAQMLLFVTFGTTECFLLAAMAYDRYVAIYNPLLYSVSMSPRVYVPLIVASYVGGILHASVHTVATFSLSFCASNEIRHVFCDIPPLLAISCSDTHTNQLLLSYLVGSIEIVTILTVLISYGFILLAIRKIHSAAGRQKVFSTCGSHLTGVSIYHGTILFMYVRPSSSYALDHDMIVSTFYTIVIPMLNPIIYSLRNKDVKEAMKNLFGKNWYVNKVCFSH, encoded by the exons ATGGTGGATCAAAG CTCTGTGGGACTTGATAA AATTAAGTTCAAAAATGTAACTGAGTTCAGTACGTTTATATTGACGGGTTTCACAGATGATTTTGAGGTGCAAATCTTCCTCTTTTTACTATTTCTAGCAATCTACCTTTTTACTCTGGTAGGAAATTTGGGACTAGTTATATTAGTCATTGGGGATTCTCGGCTACACAACCCCATGTACTACTTTCTGAGCGTATTGTCTTTCCTGGATGCCTGTTATTCTTCAGTTGTCACCCCAAAAATGTTGGTCAATTTCCTCGCAGAGAATAAAGCCATTTCCTATGTTGGATGTGCAGCACAGATGCTTCTCTTTGTTACTTTTGGGACCACAGAATGCTTTCTCTTGGCTGCAATGGCATATGACCGCTATGTCGCCATCTACAACCCTCTCCTGTACTCAGTGAGCATGTCACCCAGAGTCTATGTGCCACTCATCGTTGCTTCCTACGTGGGTGGCATTTTGCATGCTTCCGTACACACCGTGGCCACATTCAGCCTGTCCTTCTGCGCATCCAATGAAATTAGACATGTCTTTTGTGACATCCCTCCTCTCCTCGCCATTTCTTGTTCTGACACTCACACAAACCAGCTCCTGCTCTCCTACCTCGTGGGCTCCATTGAGATCGTCACTATCCTGACAGTTCTGATCTCCTATGGTTTCATTCTGTTGGCCATTCGGAAGATTCATTCTGCTGCAGGGAGGCAGAAAGTCTTTTCTACGTGTGGCTCTCACCTAACTGGAGTGTCAATATATCATGGAACCATCCTCTTCATGTATGTGAGACCAAGTTCCAGCTATGCTCTGGACCATGACATGATAGTCTCAACATTTTACACGATTGTGATTCCCATGCTGAATCCCATCATCTACAGTTTAAggaacaaagatgtaaaagaagcGATGAAAAATCTGTTTGGTAAAAATTGGTATGTCAATAAAGTCTGCTTTTCACATTGA
- the LOC123602670 gene encoding olfactory receptor 5T3-like, which yields MSGFSSDLNLHSIQMENVTKVTMFILTGFTDDFEVQIFLFLLFLAIYLFTLVGNLGLVILVIGDSRLHNPMYYFLSVLSFLDACYSSVVTPKMLVNFLAENKAISYVGCAAQMLLFVTFGTTECFLLAAMAYDRYVAIYNPLLYSVSMSPRVYVPLIVASYVGGILHASVHTVATFSLSFCASNEIRHVFCDIPPLLAISCSDTHTNQLLLSYLVGSIEIVTILTVLISYGFILLAIRKIHSAAGRRKVFSTCGSHLTGVSIYHGTILFTYVRPSSSYALDHDMIVSTFYTIVIPMLNPIIYSLRNRDVKEAMKKLVKIGS from the coding sequence ATGTCAGGGTTCTCATCAGATTTAAATTTACACAGCATTCAGATGGAAAATGTGACCAAAGTCACCATGTTTATTTTGACGGGTTTCACAGATGATTTTGAGGTGCAAATCTTCCTCTTTTTACTATTTCTAGCAATCTACCTTTTTACTCTGGTAGGAAATTTGGGACTAGTTATATTAGTCATTGGGGATTCTCGGCTACACAACCCCATGTACTACTTTCTGAGCGTATTGTCTTTCCTGGATGCCTGTTATTCTTCAGTTGTCACCCCAAAAATGTTGGTCAATTTCCTCGCAGAGAATAAAGCCATTTCCTATGTTGGATGTGCAGCACAGATGCTTCTCTTTGTTACTTTTGGGACCACAGAATGCTTTCTCTTGGCTGCAATGGCATATGACCGCTATGTCGCCATCTACAACCCTCTCCTGTACTCAGTGAGCATGTCACCCAGAGTCTATGTGCCACTCATCGTTGCTTCCTACGTGGGTGGCATTTTGCATGCTTCCGTACACACCGTGGCCACATTCAGCCTGTCCTTCTGCGCATCCAATGAAATTAGACATGTCTTTTGTGACATCCCTCCTCTCCTCGCCATTTCTTGTTCTGACACTCACACAAACCAGCTCCTGCTCTCCTACCTCGTGGGCTCCATTGAGATCGTCACTATCCTGACAGTTCTGATCTCCTATGGTTTCATTCTGTTGGCCATTCGGAAGATTCATTCTGCTGCAGGGAGACGGAAAGTCTTTTCTACGTGTGGCTCTCACCTAACTGGAGTGTCAATATATCATGGAACCATCCTCTTCACGTACGTGAGACCAAGTTCCAGCTATGCTCTGGACCATGACATGATAGTCTCAACATTTTACACGATTGTGATTCCCATGCTGAATCCCATCATCTACAGTTTAAGGAACAGAGATGTAAAAGAAGCGATgaaaaaattggtaaaaattGGTTCCTAA
- the LOC123602672 gene encoding olfactory receptor 8J2, which produces MAPGNLTSVTEFILTGVSDRPELQIPLFFVFLVIYGLTVAGNLGIITLTSVDSQLQTPMYFFLRHLAIINLGDSTVIAPKMLVNFLASKKTISYYGCAAQLGGFLVFIVAEIFMLAVMAYDRYVAICNPLLYGVVVSPQICLLLVSLTYLYSLTTALTVTSCVFSVSYCSSNVINHFYCDNVPLLALSCSDTYIPETAVFTFSGTNLLFSMIIVLISYFNIVLAILRIRSSEGRQKAFSTCASHMMAVTVFYGTLLFMYLQPRSNHSLDTDKMVSVFYTLVIPMLNPLIYSLRNKDVKDALKSFLNKPCQSFKFM; this is translated from the coding sequence ATGGCCCCAGGGAATCTCACCTCGGTGACTGAGTTCATTCTCACGGGAGTCTCAGACCGCCCAGAGCTCCAGATTCcactcttctttgttttcctggtgATCTATGGGTTGACCGTGGCAGGGAACCTGGGCATCATCACCCTCACCAGTGTTGACTCTCAGCTTCaaacccccatgtacttcttcctcaggCACTTGGCTATCATCAATCTTGGCGATTCTACTGTCATTGCCCCGAAAATGCTGGTTAACTTCTTGGCTTCAAAGAAGACCATATCCTACTATGGATGTGCAGCCCAACTGGGTGGGTTCTTAGTCTTTATTGTGGCTGAGATTTTCATGCTAGCTGTAATGGCCTACGACCGCTATGTGGCTATTTGCAACCCCCTGCTCTACGGGGTGGTGGTATCTCCACAGATCTGTCTGCTGCTGGTATCCCTCACATACCTCTACAGTCTGACCACAGCACTGACTGTCACCTCCTGTGTGTTCTCTGTATCATACTGCTCTTCCAATGTAATCAATCATTTTTACTGTGATAATGTCCCTTTGTTGGCATTGTCCTGTTCTGATACCTACATTCCAGAAACAGCAGTGTTTACCTTTTCAGGGAccaatttgcttttctctatgaTTATTGTTCTAATTTCCTATTTCAACATCGTCCTTGCCATTTTGAGGATACGTTCCTCAGAGGGTCGACAAAAAGCCTTTTCCACCTGTGCCTCCCACATGATGGCTGTCACTGTGTTCTACGGGACCCTTCTCTTCATGTATTTGCAACCAAGGAGCAACCACTCATTGGATACTGATAAAATGGTCTCTGTCTTCTACACCCTGGTCATACCCATGCTGAATCCCCTCATTTACAGCCTAAGGAACAAGGATGTGAAGGATGCATTGAAGAGTTTCCTAAATAAGCCATGTCAGTCTTTCAAattcatgtaa